ATTGGGTATTTTCATGTAAATCAAGAGCATAAAATAACAGTTACACCGAAGGCATTAATTTTCACCGGCTGCTTGCTTTCATTCATTCTTGTGGTGAGGTTAGTCATGCATAAATTCCATTCTTATTGTATTTCAGCGTCAGGGGAAGAAAGAGGAGACGGGGATTTTGATGCCCGTTTCCCTTACTGGAGTTTCACCAAAACCACGACAGCAATTTGTGCGCTGAAGCTCAGTGAAAACGGGTTTGTGGATCTGGATTGTTGTATTGACGGCGCGGCTTATACGCTGCGACAACTGCTCAATCACACCGCAGGGTTGCCGGATTACGGTGCCCTGAAAGCCTATCACGACGCTGTTGCCGCCGGTGAGCAACCCTGGTCACGCGAAAAATTACTCAGTGCCGCCTTAGCGAAAGGCATGCTGTTTGCGCCAGGCGAAGGATGGTCCTATTCCAATGTCGGTTATATGCTGGCACGCGAACACATTGAGGCTGCGTCAGGGCTTGATTTCGCGCAACTGGTGGCAGACATCATCACGACACCGCTCGGGCTGACCAGTGTTTCTCAGGTCACCACGCGTGAACAATTTGCAGAACTTCACTGTGAAGCTGCCGGAAAGTACCATCCGGGCTGGGTATATCACGGTTGTCTGGCAGGAAATGTGCGGGACGCCGCCAGACTGTTGCACGGCTTGTTCACCGGCAAACTCCTCAGCCCGGCGTCACTGGCTGAAATGCGGGTGGCATACCCGCTCGGCGGTGCCCTGGAAGGGCGTCCGTGGACTGCTTGCGGCTATGCGCTGGGGCTGATGAGCGGCGCAATGGGAAAAGCGGGGGCGGCGGCAGGTCACTCAGGCGGCGGCCCGTCGTGCGTGAATGCGGTCTATCACTTCCCTGATCTCAGCGAACCTGTGACCGGTGCCTGCTTTACTGACGGATATTACGAAGGGGAAGCCGAGACTGAACTCGGCAGACTGGTGCAAAACTTCGCCTGAAAGCGCGCCCGACGTCGTTAACGCCGATACAGATGTGAGAAATCATGGGTGTCTCCGTTGAAACTGAACTCTTTATATAGCCGGTTATGACATCGCGTGCTGGCTTTTGTATTCAGACAACCGGAGCATTATTCGTCTTTGTGCTAAATTACCCCTCATTCTTACCCGTATTCCCCGAGGCAACATGTTCACTCCGCTAAACCGTACCACCCGTGAAATGAAGATTAACAATGTTGTGCTGGTCACTGATGCATTGAAATCACTGGGGTCGGCAACGAAAGCAGATTTAGCGGTTGCTACCGGTCTGAGTATTGCGACGTGTGGTGCGGTGCTCAATGAACTGAGTCTGCGTCATGAGGTGCTGGCGCTGGAAATGGAGGTTTCGCGCGGCGGGCGACCGGCGCAGCGCTATGCGTATAATGCGGATTTCTTCTCTGTACTGAGCCTGTATGCGCAGGGCAGTGACGCGGCGGCGCAAATTATCTGGTCGGTGAATTCAGCCACGGGTGAAAGTCTGGCACAGGGTGAGGTCCGTTTTTTGCCGCTGACGCTGGCCACGTTTTATCAGCAGATCGCCTCCCTGCTGGCGGATTACCCGAATATCAAAGCGCTCGGCGTGGGATTGCCGGGTGTGGTAGTGAAAGGCACCGTCGCGACCTGTGATATCACGGCGTTTGCCGGTATTGCCATCGAGCAACAGTTGCGTGACCGTTTTGGCCTGTACGTGCAGGTCGATAACGACATGAACTACACCGCCTGGGGTTTTTACCGCAGCAGTTGTGCGGGCGTTACCGCGCCGGTTGCCTACGTTTTTAAGCCTGATGTTCCTTGTCTCGGGTGCGGGATGGTGATTAACGGGCAGGTATTGCAGGGCGCGAGCCAGTTCGCCGGTGAAGTCTCCAACCTGCCGTTTGAACATCTCAATAAGCTGCCGGTGGCCGAGGAGATGGCTAAAGTGATTGTCTCGCTGACGGCGATTATCAACCCGGTCACCATTGCGCTCTCCGGCCCTAAAATCAGCGAAGCGCTGATCCCGCAACTGACGGCGCTTTGCCAGCAGTATATTCCTGCGCAACATATGCCTGAACTGACGTATCGCCCGTCCATGCGTAAGGATTATCTCCAGGGGATCACTGAACTGACCCTGCATAATTACAATCTGCATGTCGCTTTCGGCGAGTAATCCGCGTTGACTTTTTTTTGTTCTCATCGTTATACTCGCCACTTATTAAAAGTCTTTTAATAATTAATTTACCTGCCGGGAGAACCTGATGTCACTGTCATCTGAAATGGAAAGCGTAGACGCGCATGCCGGAAGTCCAGCCCGACGTGTCGCCACGCGGGCTATCTTTTTTGTTACCGGCATGGCAATGGGGTTGTGGGCGGCGCTGGTGCCTTACGCGCAACTGCGTACACACTCCGAAGCGGGCGATCTCGGATTACTGCTGTTGTGCCTGGGCGCGGGGTCACTGCTGTCGATGCTCGGTTCCGGGCGAATTATTGGCCGGTTCGGCTGCCGTGCGGTGATTGTGGCTGCCGTGGTGTTGTATTGCCTGATGTTGCCGTTGCTGGCAGTCTTTAGTGCTATCTGGCTGCTGGCACTGAGCCTGTTTATTTTTGGCATGGGTATTGGTCTGGCGGATGTCGCGGTCAATGTACAGGGGACGCTGGTCGAACAGGCCGCGGATAAACCGCTGATGTCTGGCTTTCACTGCCTGTGGAGCGTTGGCGGTATTGCCGGAGCCGGTGGCGGAGCGTTATTGCTCAGTGCTGGCATCACGCCGCTCGGCAGCACGTTTTTTGCCGTGGCGCTGGTCGCCCTGGTGACCGCCTGGTCTTTTCGCGGCATGTTACCGTTTGGTGCGCATGAGGAAGAAGGGGCTGAGGGCAAACCCAAAGCGAGGCCGAATTTTCGTCTCGTGCTGATGGCCGTGATGGCGATGATTTGCTTTATGGCCGAAGGCGCGGTGCTCGACTGGGGCGGCGTATTTCTGACCCGTGAACGCGGACTGGCGCTGGAACACGCGGGCTGGGGCTTTGCGGTGTTTGCTGTCACGATGTCGCTGATGCGCCTGACCGGCGACGCGATTGTCAGTGCGCTGGGGCGTAAACGTATACTGGTGGTGGGCGGCGTTCTGGGGATTGCAGGTTACCTGATGGTGGTGCTGTTACCGGGCTGGATCCTGCCATTATGCGGATTTGCCCTGGTCGGCATCGGAGCGGCAAATATCGTTCCAGTGTTGATTACGCTCGCCGGTCAGGAGAAAGTGATGCCGGTAAATATGTCTGTGGCGATGGTCGCCACGCTCGGGTATCTCGGTGTGCTTGGCGGCCCGGCGGTGATTGGCTTTATCGCGCATTTATCCAGTTTGTATGTTGCATTTTCAGTCGTGGCCGCCGCGTTTCTTATCATCACGTTGGGTGCATACAAACTGAAATATTGATGATTATCTAAGACCTGTAAGGAGCTGTGATGGCCGTAAAACTTATTGCCGTAGACATGGATGGAACCTTTCTGAACCCGCAACACGAATATAATAAAACCCGTTTTCGTGAGCAATATCAGCAACTGCTGGCACGCGAAATCAAATTTGTGGTAGCCAGCGGCAATCAGTATTACCAGCTGAAATCTTTCTTCGATGACATCGATGAACAGATTGCCTACGTGGCGGAAGGCGGGGGTTATGTTGTCGACAAAAAAGAAGAAATTTACTGCGGCAAACTCGAACCTGAACAGGTCGCTGACGTTTTACACTGGATCAGCCGGACACCTGGCATTAACACTATCGTCTGCGGCAGAAATGGCGCGTATGTGCTGAACGGCACCGACGACGTCTTTATCCGCCGGATGCGTCGTTACTATCACCGTCTGAGCAAAGTGAGCGATTATGCCGAAATCAACGACACGATTTTCAAATTCGCGCTCAGCTATAGGGAGGATGACGTTTATCCGCTGATGGGCGAAATTACCCGCCATCTGGGCAATATTGTTGCACCGGTTACCAGCGGACACGGCTCGGTGGATCTTATCATCAGCGGGAATCACAAAGCCTGCGGCCTGCAAAAAATCCAGAAAATCTACGGTATCCGTGATGAGGAAGTGCTGGCCTTCGGCGACAGCGGAAACGATCTCGAAATGCTCAGCTATTGCGGATTTGGTTTTGCGATGGAAAACGCCTCGGCACCGGCCAAAGCGGCCGCAAAATACACGGCACCCTCAAACAGCAATGAGGGCGTGCTGAAAGTTATCGATGATGTGCTTAATGATCGTGCGCCATTTGTCTGCACGACGCATAACTGAAGAAAAGTGAACTGAAACAAAAGGCTGCCAGATAACAGGCAGCCTTTTTTAATTGTGTAAAAGCTTAAGGCACGTAATCCGGAGGAACGTCATTGTTTCCCGATGGTGGCGGATAGTAGTCCGGTGGCACCTCTGACTGCGCCTGAGGTGGCGAACGGTAACCATAGCTGGCATCGACCGGTACTTTATTGCCTTTGGCGTACATACACTGGGTGTAGACGGTATCGTACTGATCCTGCAAATTGCCACTGCTGGCACCTGCGCCGTTGCTGCCCATCGCGCTGCCGATAAGCAAACCGCTTCCTGCGCCAACCAGTGCGCCTGCACCAGCCTGATGAGACGCCGCACCCAGAAGTGCACCCGCCGCAGCGCCCACAACGGTGCCCGCCGCAGCGGTATTGACCGCGTTATTATTGGCTGTCTGCGCACCGCCATTAACACGACTGTAGGCATCATTTCGGCAGGTCATTTCATCCATACGGAATTGCTGATAATCCTTGCCGGTGCCGGGTAACACCATCACATCGGGCCGGGTGGGAGGAGAAACGCAGCCGGAAAGTGCTGCAGCCAGGGCGACAACCGCCAGCGGAGTGAACCTTTTCATGAAATTATCGCCTGTTAACGCGGTGCGGAATCACCTACGACTACCTTCATCCAGCCGCGTGGACAGCGCTGCACATGCGGATAGTAGCCCGCAGGATTCTGGCAGTAATAGGCATAATCAGGGGTTTTCTCAACATATGTCTGCGGTTGTGCAGGCGTAACGTAGACCACCGGCGGCGGGCCGTAATACACCGGAGGCGGTGGCGGCCCCCATGGAATACCAACGATAATGCGCGGGCCACCGTATCCGCCGTGATAGTAGCCGTGACCATAATAACCATGCCCGTAATAGCCATAGGCAGACGATGCAAAGCTGGCAGACATCAGTACGCCAGCGGTCAGCATCAGCAACAACAACCTTTTCATAACAACCTCTGAGCGCAATGACCGGATGCAGGGAATGGCATAAGCATCGCCATTTCTGAGCGTAACGATACGCCTGGGTGAGGGAAAAGGTTGGCGGGAGATCGGGGGGAATCTGACAAGTTAATGCCAGCAATTGTGAGCAAAAAATTCACGGGAAAAGATTAATTTACGAACATAGGTCAGGGCGCAGGAATCTCGGGGAGAACCGCCCGGTGTTGCTAACAACCAACCCGGCGGCGGATGAAAAGCGGCGTTACATCAGGATTTTTTTTCAGCCGTAAAACGTCTGAACGCTTCAAGCGTTTCATCGCTGACGTGATGCTCAACACCTTCTGCATCGAGGCGCGCGGTTTCGGGGCTGATCCCCAGCGCAATAAAAAAAGCTTCGACGACGTTATGACGCTCGCGGTTTTCTGCTGCCAGTCGCTCGCCTTCAGGTGTCAGGAAGGTGCCGCGATAGGGCAACTGATGAACCAGCCCGGCATTGGCCAGTCGTTTGAGCGTTTTTGCGACGGTAGGCTGGGAAACCCCCAGACGCGCGGCCAAATCGACCTGACGCGCTTCGCCAAATTCGTGGATTAAGTCTGAAATCAACTCAACGTAATCGTCCATTAATTCCCGGCGATGCGCCTCACGCACCTGTAAAAAACCCTGAGCATGTTCTTCCACATCCAGTAATGGATTTATTTTTTTTTCTTTCACTACGCCTGCCTCTTTCTTGCTCAACGGTTTTTACCGCCGCCGCGGACACCACGGCAACTCACGCATTGTAAACCAAGTGCACACATCTACCAATTTTTGAAAACTTTGCCTTGGCTATGGAGTATAGCCTGTGCTATATCTGAGTAATAAACCGCCGGTTAATGCGCAGAGTGACAGGAGAGATTTCATGGGAAAAGGACAAAACATCTTAAAATTATTCAGCTATTCGCCGTTTCGTTTGCGGCTGATGCTGGTCGGCATGATCGTGGCGCTGATCACCGGAAACGCGCAGGCGGCTGAAAAAGACAAAAAGAAGTTTAAAATCGTCACCACGTTCACGGTGATTCAGAATATCGCGCAGAATGTTGCCGGTGATGCCGCCACGGTGGAATCAATCACCAAACCTGGCGCAGAAATCCATGATTATCAGCCAACACCACGCGATATTGTGAAAACCCAGTCTGCGGATCTGATTCTGTGGAACGGCTTTAATCTCGAACGCTGGTTTGGCCGCTTCTTCGCGAATATCAAAAATGTGCCTTCGGTGACCGTCACGGACGGCATTGCGCCGCTGCCGATTCAGGAAGGGCCGTATGTCGGCAACCCGAACCCTCATGCCTGGATGTCTGCCAAAAACGCGCTGGTTTACGTCGAAAATATCCGCGCCGCACTGGTGAAATATGACCCTGAAAACGCTGCCGTTTATGACCGCAACGCCAAAAGTTACGCCGAAAAAATCAGCCAGCTCGATGCACCGCTGCGCGAACGGCTGGCGAAAATTCCGGCCGGTCAGCGCTGGCTGGTGACCAGCGAAGGCGCGTTCAGTTATCTGGCAAAAGATTATGGTTTGAAAGAAGCCTACCTGTGGCCGATCAATGCTGAAGAGCAGGGCACACCGCAGCAGGTGAAAAAAATCATTGATCTGGTGCGTCAGCAAAATATTCCGGTGGTCTTCAGCGAAAGCACCATCTCGGACAAACCGGCGAAGCAGGTCAGCAAAGAGACGGGCGCGAAATATGGCGGCTTGTTGTATGTCGATTCCCTGTCTGCCGCTGACGGGCCGGTGCCAACCTACATTGATTTGCTGAAAGTCACGGTGGGTACCATTGCAGAAGGATTCGGACAATGAATGACACCGCGCTGGATCTCAATGTTGATGATATTTCGGTGACCTACAACAACGGGCATACCGCGATTGAAAATGCCTCGTTCACGCTGCGAGGCGGCTCAATTTGTGCGCTGCTGGGCGTGAATGGCAGCGGTAAATCCACGCTGTTTAAAACCATCATGGGGATGATCCGCCCGACGCACGGGCGAGTGACGCTTGATGGTCTCAATGTGGCCAAAGCGCTGAAACAAAACCTGATCGCGTATGTGCCGCAATCCGAAGAAGTGGACTGGAATTTCCCGGTGCTGGTGCGTGATGTGGTGATGATGGGGCGCTATGGCAAAATGTCGTTTCTGCGTATTCCTTCACAGGAAGATAAAAAACAGGTCGCTTCGGCGCTGGCGCGTGTCGGGCTGACGGAACTGGCCCACCGCCAGATTGGCGAGCTTTCCGGCGGTCAGAAAAAACGCGTTTTCCTCGCGCGGGCACTGGCACAACAGGGGCGGGTGATGTTGCTTGATGAACCGTTTACCGGGGTGGATATCAAAACTGAAAACGCCATTATCGAATTGTTGCGGCAACTGCGCGAGGAAGGGCATCTGATTCTGGTGTCGACGCACAACATCGCCAGCGTGCCCGATTTCTGCGACCGTGTGGTGCTGATCAACCGCACGGTAATAGCTTCCGGTCCGCTGGAAACCACCTTTACGCATCAGAATCTCGAAAGTACCTTCGGCGGCGCGCTGCGCAACATCGGTTATTTAATGCCCCAGGAACCGGTAAGGCGGGTGGTATGACCGAACTGCTGCTTGAGCCGTTTCAGTACAATTACATGGTAAAAGCCATCTGGGTGAGTGCGGGAGTTGGCGCGGTCTGTGCATTTTTATCGGCGTATCTGATGCTCAAAGGCTGGTCGCTGATGGGCGATGCGTTATCGCATTCGGTGGTACCTGGCGTTGCGGGCGCTTACGCGCTGGGCTTTCCCTACGCCATCGGCGCGTTCGGGACCGGAATTCTGGCCGCGCTCTCCATGACACTGCTGCGTCATTTCACCAAGCTGCGGGAAGATGCAATTATCGGTTTTGTATTCTCCACGTTCTTTGCCCTCGGCCTGTTACTGGTGTCGCTTAACCCGACATCCGTCAACGTGCAGTCGATTCTGTTCGGCAATATTTTAGGGATTGATGACGCCGATATTTTGCAGGTACAGATTATTGTCGGCGTTTCACTGCTGGTGCTGTGCGTTATCTGGCGCGATCTGCTGGCGGTGTTTTTCGACGAAGCGCATGCTGTTTCGGTCGGCCTTTCACCGCTGTGGCTGAAAGTGATTTTCTTCACCATTTTCAGCGCGTGCAGCGTAGCGGCGTTACAAACTGTCGGCGCGATTTTAGTGATCGCCATGGTCATTACGCCCGGCGCAACGGCCTATCTGCTGTCGGACCGTTTCTCACATCTGCTGATTATTTCTGTGATCATCGGTGCGGTGACCAGTGCTGCGGGCGCCTGGCTGAGCTATTTCCTCGATGGCGCAACCGGCGGGGTGATTGTCTGCCTGCAAACTACTGTTTTCCTGCTGGCGTTCCTGTTCGCGCCGAAACACGGCTGGCTGGTTAATCATTTGCGTATTAAAAACCGGAGCCGCGCATGATGTCCTGGTTTGACGTGCTGATGGAGCCACTGAGCTTCGATTTTATGCAACGCGCGCTGCTGACCGCTGCCGCTACCAGTATTGTTTGTGCGATATTTTCCTGTTTTCTGGTGCTCAAAGGCTGGTCGCTGATGGGGGATGCCATCTCCCACGCGGTGCTTCCGGGCGTGGTGCTGGCGTATCTTGCCGGAATTCCGCTGGTCATTGGCGCATTCGGTTCCGGTCTGTTTTGCGCCGTAGCTACGGGCTTTATCAAAGAACATTGTCGGGTAAAAGAAGATTCCGTTATGGGGATTGTCTTCTCCGGCATGTTTGCTGCCGGTCTGGTGCTGTTCTCCAGGGTCAATACCGAACAGCATCTCAGCCACATTTTGTTTGGCAACGTGTTAGGTGTGACCGACAGTGAAATGCTGCAAACTCTGATTATCGCCGCTGTCGTGACGCTGGCGATTATCCTCAAATTTAAAGACCTGATGCTGTTTTGCTTTGATCCGGTGCAGGCGAAAGTTATCGGACTGCCGGTGCGTTTTTATCATTATGCGTTGTTATGTATGCTGGCGCTGACCATCGTCGCGGCGTTGCAGGCCGTCGGTGTGGTGCTGGTGGTGGCGATGCTGATCACGCCGGGCATTACGGCGTTTCTGCTGTGTAAGACGTTGCCGAAGATGCTGATGGTTTCCGTGACAACGTCACTTTTTGCCGCCGTCTCAGGTACATTTATCAGCTTCTATATTGATGCCGCGACCGGTCCGACTATTGTGCTGGTTCAGGCCGCTATTTTCCTGCTGGCGCTGACGGCGAATTTACTGCGCAAAACGATCAAACCGCATCAGGCCGCGCCGAATGTATAGTACCGGCGCGGCAGGGCGTCGCATTTCCTTTTTGAGACATTCTGATGACGCCGCTGGCTACCTGCCGCATAAAAGCCTACCATCGACCCGTAACAAACGGGTTTATTGAAGTTCAATGAAGTAAGAGTTAAGGATTGTTATGAGCGAAGTTGCAAGTTCCATCAGTGTGGGCGATAGCTTTACTGTCAAGAACGGCACTACCCATGAGGTAACGGGCTTTGTGAAGAAAGGGGAACGAATTTATCCGACGGTCAAAACTGATCACGGCGATTCGAACTTCACCTTCATCAAAGAAATCGTTTCAGTGAATAAAGCTTAATCGTTAACGACCTTCTCTATGATCGCGGTCTGTTTGCCTTATGCGCAGAGCAGGCTGCGTGATGTCATTGCCCTCAGCAACCCTTCCAGTCGTACTTCTGTCTTTGCCATACCCGACGTTACAGATTCACCGGCGCTTCCGATGGAAGAAACAGATGAATCTGAACTGAACGTAAAAAATTAACGATACACCGGCAGTAAACTCACGCTCGACAGAATGTGCACAACTGCATTCAATACGCCAAACAGCAACACCAGCACAATCATTTTATTGCCGCCCCAGACGCGGTAGAGCGGGCTGCCGAACCGCTGGCGTGATGCCAGCGCCATCAGTGCCGGAACAATGACGGCCCAGACCGTGGCGGCGAGACCGGCAAAACCAATCGCGTAAATAAAGCCATCCGGGTAGATCACACCGCCAACGATCGGCGGCACAAAGGTGACCAGCGCGGTTTTAAAACGACCGGTACGGTTGTCATCGAATTTGAAAAGATCCGCCAGATAGTCGAATAATCCCAGCGTCACACCCAGGAATGAACAGGCCACGGCGAAATTGGAGAAAATCGTCAGCAGCAAATCCAGCCCCGCGCTGTTGAGGATCTGACTCAGTGATTGCACCAGCACATCAATATTGCCACCACGTTCGGCGATGCCAATAAATTCCGGACGCGGAATGTTACCCATCGTGCCCAGCATCCAGATGACATACAACCCGAGCGCCATCAGTGTGCCCAGCAACAGGCATTTTTTGATGACATGCGGATTCTTACCGTAATACTTCATCAGGCTCGGTACATTACCGTGATAGCCAAACGAGGCCAGACAAAACGGCAGCGTCGCCAGCACATACGGCGCATAGCTTGGGTTCAGCTCCACGCTGTTAAGCAAATTCACCGGTTTGATGTGCCACAGCAGGCTGCCAAACGTCAGGAAAAAGGCGATGATTTTGGCACCCAGCACAATGGCGGTCATGCGGCTCACGGCACGGGTGCTGAGCCAGACGATAAACGCAACCACCAGTGCGGTCAGCAGGCCGCCAAGGCGGGGTGAAAAGCTCACTGACATTTCGCGCAACGTATGCTGGATAACCGAACCACTGGCAGAAATATACGCGTAAGTCAGGATATACAGCACAAACGCGATGGTAATGCCATTCAGCCGGTTCCAGTTTTTTCCCAGCAAATCGCCGGTGACGGTATTAAAGCTGGAACCTACAGGATAGTTAAGATTCGCTTCGAGGATCATCAGGCCGGAGTGCAGCATACAGAACCAGGTAAAAATCAGTGCGGCGACTGACCAGAAAAACCAGGCCCCGGACATCACCACCGGCAAAGAAAACATCCCTGCACCGATGATAGTTCCACTAATTATCATTGCGCCGCCCAATACGGAATGTTGCGGGGCGGTCACGGAAAGCGTCGCCATAGTGCGGATCCTCGCGTGGCTTTTATCACGATTCGTTAAATGAATTGCTGTAAAAGATTTGATATGAAAAGTGACCGGAAATCGCGCGTTTATGCTGCGGTCAGGGTCCTGAGCGCAGCAATATAGTGGATTTGAGTACAAATGTATACTGTCGAACTAGTTTGCTGGTACAAAGGTGGCCGATATTACGATCAGCAGGGCGGAAGGAGCAGGAGATGTGTACGCAGGATTATTTTTATTCGACTTTTTGGTTAATGGTCTTATCAATATCTTTGGTATAGGTCACAGATTTCATTATGTTTTCTAATATGGCGTCGATTAAAAAAACTGTTCGTAAATACAGGGTTGACACACGATTTATAGCGAGTAGATTAGAACTCAGCACCAGAGAGAAATGGAATGAGAATTTTATTTCGCGGTGCATTTAGCAGGTTGATAAACTTGCAAGTAATGAGATGCGATAAAGGTCACGAAGTATTTTAGTTTGGGTGATTCAACACCGGATTGTAATTTAAAATCCGTGAGATGATGCTTTAAGGCCATGCAGCAAAGCTGTGCGATCGCATGATGTGGAAGAAAACGCGATGATGTAACGCCTTGTTAGTCAGAGTTATGTTCGCGATTTGGGTACGTTAAGTCTGAAATCGAGAATATCGCGACGAGAGTAAGGTCACGCATCAAAGAGTATATATCGCGAGGGTGATGTACTCATTTATCCCGACTGAAAACCGGTATAAGTGAAATTAACAGGATAGCAATGTTATTCCACAAAATTATAGGAGGATAGCGTTACCTGGCTTCAAAATATATCCTGTGAAAATATGTACGTCTTTAGAAGTTGTAATATGTAATTAAGTTGATGAATGTTAAATATTAATTTGATAGTACCTTAAAAGCCCCGGTTTAACGACTGGGGCTTTTACATTTTAAGTGTCAGAATTTATTACTTTCCGCTGTTTTTCTACTTCCCGCTAATTGTCCCTTCCAGAATGGCTTCCGCACCCAGACAAACGAGAAAACACACCAGGGTGGTCTCTCTTTTGGCCGAGGCGGCAGGTAATGCACTTTCCTCATCGCTGATCGCATCACCTTTTGACAGGCTGACGTCCGCAATGCTGATTTCACCATCCATGACATACAACCATTGTGCAAATCCCGGGTGCGCAGGAATTTCCGTGGTGCTTTTTTCATCCATGCGGATGTCATAAACATACACCGCCTGACGAATTTCCAGTGGGGATTCAATACCTTCCGGCGCGGCCAGCAGCGTCCATTCGTTTTGCTTTACGCCGTCCGGACGCTCCATAAACTGCACACGCCCTTTGAGGTCTGCTTTGCGCGGACGAATGAAAATCTGCAACATTTCGGCCGGCACCAGCGGTGTGGATTCCTCATGCCAGAAGCTTTCTCCGGCATTCATCATCATCAGCTTTTTCGGTGAGAGCGATGCACGATGACCAGCAG
This genomic interval from Rahnella aquatilis CIP 78.65 = ATCC 33071 contains the following:
- a CDS encoding metal ABC transporter permease — encoded protein: MMSWFDVLMEPLSFDFMQRALLTAAATSIVCAIFSCFLVLKGWSLMGDAISHAVLPGVVLAYLAGIPLVIGAFGSGLFCAVATGFIKEHCRVKEDSVMGIVFSGMFAAGLVLFSRVNTEQHLSHILFGNVLGVTDSEMLQTLIIAAVVTLAIILKFKDLMLFCFDPVQAKVIGLPVRFYHYALLCMLALTIVAALQAVGVVLVVAMLITPGITAFLLCKTLPKMLMVSVTTSLFAAVSGTFISFYIDAATGPTIVLVQAAIFLLALTANLLRKTIKPHQAAPNV
- the mtr gene encoding tryptophan permease, producing the protein MATLSVTAPQHSVLGGAMIISGTIIGAGMFSLPVVMSGAWFFWSVAALIFTWFCMLHSGLMILEANLNYPVGSSFNTVTGDLLGKNWNRLNGITIAFVLYILTYAYISASGSVIQHTLREMSVSFSPRLGGLLTALVVAFIVWLSTRAVSRMTAIVLGAKIIAFFLTFGSLLWHIKPVNLLNSVELNPSYAPYVLATLPFCLASFGYHGNVPSLMKYYGKNPHVIKKCLLLGTLMALGLYVIWMLGTMGNIPRPEFIGIAERGGNIDVLVQSLSQILNSAGLDLLLTIFSNFAVACSFLGVTLGLFDYLADLFKFDDNRTGRFKTALVTFVPPIVGGVIYPDGFIYAIGFAGLAATVWAVIVPALMALASRQRFGSPLYRVWGGNKMIVLVLLFGVLNAVVHILSSVSLLPVYR
- a CDS encoding pirin family protein yields the protein MFNVLRAEPKTTFEYGPFRIRRMRPGKIVPDSSDDAFGPLSVIDHANLELGTLVKMHEHNNDEIFSYLWRGSMVHEDSAGHRASLSPKKLMMMNAGESFWHEESTPLVPAEMLQIFIRPRKADLKGRVQFMERPDGVKQNEWTLLAAPEGIESPLEIRQAVYVYDIRMDEKSTTEIPAHPGFAQWLYVMDGEISIADVSLSKGDAISDEESALPAASAKRETTLVCFLVCLGAEAILEGTISGK